A portion of the Natrinema salaciae genome contains these proteins:
- a CDS encoding hydantoinase/oxoprolinase family protein, with amino-acid sequence MPSHGSPEDGDGTRIGVDVGGTFTDVALTVDDRLITAKVPTTDPQHVGVLEGIDKACDRADIDPAAIDGFAHAMTVSVNALLERGGAETALVTTDGFRDVLEIGRQDRPALYDLEAEKPASLVPRDLRFEVDERTTADGVERPVDTAEVRELAATLRERDVEAVAVSLLHAYADPANERVVAETLREELELPVSASHEVLAEFREFERTSTTAVDAYVRPAIDRYVGRLVDEAESAGMPAPRIMQANGGIADPETVRERAVTTTLSGPAAGVVGAAATVDDADTDGLVTFDMGGTSSDVSLVRDGQAERTTDAEIDGLPIRTPMVDVNTVGAGGGSIAWVDAGGALRVGPESSGARPGPACYGRGGTAPTVTDANVMLGYIGPETALGGEMTLDVEAARDALERLADDAGVDGALEAARGVYRVANATMTRTIRSVTVERGHDPREFALVAFGGAGPMHAAALADSLSVDRVVVPRPGGVLSAFGLLAADESYDAVRTVGVDLENADTETIEAVYDDLVADVLADASDRDAASVERAADCRYAGQSFELTVPVDEAFDAAAVADRFRDVHERTYGYAMDEAIEVVNVRATATVPGSEPTIRHDGEGDARIGTREAHFPGAGARETAVYDRDRLAAGATVTGPAVLEQAESTTVVPPTWMGTILADGTLDMTRTDGDSR; translated from the coding sequence ATGCCCAGTCACGGCTCGCCGGAAGACGGGGACGGGACGCGAATCGGCGTCGACGTCGGCGGCACCTTCACCGACGTGGCGCTCACCGTCGACGACCGGCTGATCACCGCGAAGGTCCCGACGACCGATCCGCAACACGTCGGGGTCCTCGAGGGAATCGACAAGGCCTGCGACCGCGCCGACATCGACCCCGCGGCGATCGACGGCTTCGCCCACGCGATGACCGTCTCGGTCAACGCCCTGCTCGAGCGCGGCGGCGCGGAAACCGCGCTCGTCACCACCGACGGGTTCCGGGACGTCCTCGAGATCGGCCGGCAGGACCGGCCGGCCCTCTACGACCTCGAGGCCGAGAAACCGGCGTCGCTGGTACCGCGCGACCTGCGGTTCGAGGTCGACGAGCGGACGACCGCCGACGGCGTCGAACGGCCGGTCGACACGGCCGAGGTCCGCGAACTCGCGGCGACGCTGCGCGAGCGCGACGTCGAGGCGGTTGCAGTCTCCCTGCTGCACGCCTACGCGGACCCCGCGAACGAGCGGGTCGTCGCCGAGACGCTGCGCGAGGAACTCGAACTGCCGGTTTCCGCGTCCCACGAGGTGCTCGCGGAGTTCCGGGAGTTCGAACGCACGTCGACGACGGCGGTCGACGCCTACGTCCGGCCGGCGATCGACCGCTACGTCGGCCGGCTGGTCGACGAGGCCGAGAGTGCGGGGATGCCGGCACCGCGAATCATGCAGGCCAACGGCGGCATCGCGGACCCCGAGACCGTTCGCGAACGCGCCGTGACGACGACGCTGTCGGGGCCCGCCGCCGGCGTCGTCGGCGCGGCGGCGACCGTCGACGATGCCGACACCGACGGGCTCGTGACGTTCGACATGGGCGGGACCTCGAGCGACGTGAGCCTCGTCCGGGACGGGCAGGCGGAGCGGACGACCGATGCGGAGATCGACGGCCTCCCGATCCGGACGCCGATGGTCGACGTAAACACGGTCGGCGCAGGCGGCGGCTCGATCGCCTGGGTCGACGCCGGCGGTGCGCTCCGAGTCGGCCCGGAGTCGTCGGGTGCCCGACCCGGCCCCGCCTGCTACGGTCGCGGCGGCACGGCACCGACCGTCACCGACGCCAACGTCATGCTGGGCTACATCGGCCCCGAGACCGCACTCGGCGGCGAGATGACGCTCGACGTCGAGGCCGCTCGCGACGCGCTCGAGCGGCTGGCGGACGACGCGGGCGTCGACGGCGCGCTCGAGGCGGCCCGCGGGGTCTACCGCGTGGCGAACGCGACGATGACGCGGACGATCCGTTCCGTCACCGTCGAGCGGGGGCACGATCCCCGCGAGTTCGCGCTCGTAGCCTTCGGCGGCGCGGGACCGATGCACGCCGCGGCGCTGGCCGACTCGCTGTCGGTCGATCGCGTCGTCGTCCCGCGACCGGGCGGCGTCCTCTCCGCGTTCGGCCTGCTGGCAGCCGACGAGAGCTACGACGCCGTCCGCACCGTCGGGGTCGACCTCGAGAACGCCGATACCGAGACCATCGAGGCGGTCTACGACGACCTCGTCGCCGACGTGCTCGCGGACGCCTCCGATCGGGACGCGGCGAGCGTCGAGCGCGCGGCCGACTGTCGGTACGCGGGCCAGAGCTTCGAGTTGACCGTCCCCGTCGACGAGGCGTTCGACGCGGCGGCGGTCGCCGATCGCTTCCGCGACGTCCACGAGCGGACGTACGGCTACGCGATGGACGAAGCGATCGAGGTCGTCAACGTTCGGGCGACGGCGACGGTTCCGGGATCGGAGCCGACGATCCGTCACGACGGCGAGGGCGACGCTCGTATCGGTACCCGCGAGGCCCACTTCCCCGGCGCCGGCGCGCGAGAGACGGCCGTCTACGACCGGGACCGCCTCGCGGCGGGCGCGACCGTCACCGGGCCGGCGGTCCTTGAGCAGGCCGAGAGCACGACCGTCGTGCCGCCGACCTGGATGGGAACGATCCTCGCCGACGGAACGCTCGACATGACGCGAACGGACGGTGATTCACGATGA